One stretch of Clavibacter californiensis DNA includes these proteins:
- a CDS encoding DUF7455 domain-containing protein, translating into MTPTATERPVDELDNHQLTANDRCDSCGAQAYIRVEVNSSELLFCAHHGKKYQEKLSAVATSWHDESSRLLDERA; encoded by the coding sequence ATGACACCGACCGCGACCGAGCGTCCCGTGGACGAGCTCGACAACCACCAGCTCACCGCCAACGACCGCTGCGACAGCTGCGGAGCCCAGGCGTACATCCGCGTCGAGGTGAACAGCAGCGAGCTCCTCTTCTGCGCCCACCACGGCAAGAAGTACCAGGAGAAGCTGTCGGCCGTCGCCACGAGCTGGCACGACGAGTCGAGCCGCCTGCTCGACGAGCGGGCCTAG
- a CDS encoding type 1 glutamine amidotransferase codes for MSDALRILHLYPEELGINGDRGNVTVLVERARIRGISTEVVRHSPGGGDPGDADLVVIGSGPLTAQRAVLPDLVAHAPHLVALQEAGVPLLAVGGGLQLLGESVRLIDGGELVGAGVLPVRTTLTAERRVGDLVLDTPEGEVVGYENHGSTLDIGAHAPLGTVRAGFGNGGQGGAEGVRVGAAIGTHLGGPVLALNPRLADELLSAALARHGRELPADISGTLDRLDAWAREARSTVMARPAHY; via the coding sequence GTGAGCGACGCCCTGCGCATCCTGCACCTCTACCCCGAGGAGCTCGGCATCAACGGCGACCGCGGCAACGTGACCGTGCTCGTCGAGCGCGCGCGCATCCGCGGGATCAGCACGGAGGTCGTCCGGCACTCCCCGGGTGGTGGGGACCCGGGCGACGCCGACCTCGTGGTCATCGGCTCCGGGCCGCTCACCGCGCAGCGCGCCGTCCTGCCCGACCTCGTCGCGCACGCCCCGCATCTCGTCGCGCTCCAGGAGGCCGGCGTCCCGCTCCTCGCGGTGGGCGGGGGCCTGCAGCTCCTGGGGGAGTCCGTGCGGCTCATCGACGGCGGCGAGCTCGTCGGCGCGGGAGTCCTGCCCGTGCGCACCACGCTGACGGCCGAGCGACGCGTGGGAGACCTCGTGCTCGACACGCCGGAGGGCGAGGTCGTCGGTTACGAGAACCACGGGTCCACGCTCGACATCGGCGCGCACGCTCCGCTCGGCACGGTGCGCGCGGGCTTCGGCAACGGCGGGCAGGGCGGCGCGGAGGGCGTGCGCGTCGGCGCCGCCATCGGCACCCACCTCGGCGGGCCCGTCCTCGCGCTCAACCCGCGCCTCGCGGACGAGCTGCTGTCCGCAGCCCTCGCGCGGCATGGCCGCGAGCTGCCCGCCGACATCTCGGGGACGCTCGACCGGCTGGACGCCTGGGCGCGCGAGGCCCGGTCCACCGTGATGGCCCGGCCGGCGCACTACTGA
- a CDS encoding Mur ligase family protein — translation MPLRLAVAAGRAARWAARLRGGGSAVPGVVALRLEPRFLERTIADLPHGVVAVTGSNGKSTTTHMLTAVLRAHGLRVFTNPSGGNLPQGIASAVLADADASGRLDADVAVLEIDEAYGVALSALLTPRTVLLLNIQIDQLNRFHEPDRVVGMLERIAATATEAVVANRDDAHVNAIAAHTARSGRADVDWFGVSEELLVDSKHGLASAPRFGSEDPDPVHVAAGVEAVALSGRNAVFRLPSGDLPVTLPSRGLHYAVDAAGALATARRVLGDRFDPARAAEGLGSVAAVYGRGEMLRAGDEDIEIIMMKNPASLQMNLDALDDPPEQVLLAVDDGTPDPSWIYDTDLSALTHADVVSGTKGYQLAVRFGYEGLEVGRVEPDLRRAVQAFLAMEKPSRGVKTMIVNYEQMMAIRRILGYTDLEGGPA, via the coding sequence GTGCCGCTGCGCCTCGCCGTCGCCGCGGGCCGGGCCGCCCGCTGGGCCGCCCGTCTCCGTGGCGGCGGTTCCGCCGTGCCCGGCGTCGTCGCCCTCCGCCTCGAGCCGCGCTTCCTCGAGCGCACGATCGCCGACCTGCCGCACGGGGTGGTCGCCGTCACCGGCTCCAACGGCAAGTCGACGACGACCCACATGCTCACCGCCGTGCTCCGCGCGCATGGTCTCCGCGTCTTCACGAACCCGTCCGGCGGCAACCTGCCCCAGGGGATCGCCTCCGCGGTGCTCGCGGACGCCGACGCGTCCGGTCGCCTCGATGCCGACGTCGCCGTGCTCGAGATCGACGAGGCCTACGGCGTCGCGCTCTCCGCGCTGCTCACGCCGCGCACGGTGCTCCTCCTCAACATCCAGATCGACCAGCTGAACCGCTTCCACGAGCCGGATCGCGTGGTGGGCATGCTCGAGCGGATCGCCGCCACGGCGACCGAGGCCGTGGTCGCCAACCGGGACGACGCGCACGTCAACGCCATCGCCGCGCACACCGCGCGCTCCGGCCGGGCCGACGTCGACTGGTTCGGCGTCTCCGAGGAGCTCCTGGTCGACAGCAAGCACGGCCTGGCGTCCGCGCCGCGGTTCGGCTCCGAGGATCCCGACCCGGTACACGTCGCGGCCGGAGTCGAGGCCGTGGCGCTCTCCGGTCGCAATGCGGTCTTCCGGCTGCCGTCCGGCGACCTCCCCGTGACGCTCCCGTCGCGCGGCCTGCACTACGCCGTCGACGCCGCGGGCGCGCTCGCGACGGCCAGGCGCGTCCTCGGCGACCGCTTCGACCCCGCTCGTGCGGCTGAGGGCCTGGGATCCGTGGCCGCCGTCTACGGTCGCGGCGAGATGCTGCGCGCGGGCGACGAGGACATCGAGATCATCATGATGAAGAACCCGGCGAGCCTGCAGATGAACCTCGACGCGCTCGACGACCCGCCCGAGCAGGTGCTGCTCGCCGTCGACGACGGCACGCCGGACCCCTCCTGGATCTACGACACCGACCTCTCCGCGCTCACGCACGCCGACGTCGTCTCCGGCACGAAGGGCTACCAGCTGGCCGTGCGCTTCGGATACGAGGGCCTCGAGGTCGGCCGCGTCGAGCCCGACCTGCGCCGCGCCGTGCAGGCGTTCCTCGCGATGGAGAAGCCGTCCCGCGGTGTCAAGACCATGATCGTCAACTACGAGCAGATGATGGCGATCCGCCGCATCCTCGGGTACACGGACCTCGAGGGAGGACCCGCGTGA
- a CDS encoding RNA polymerase sigma factor, with translation MATPSTPSATLDAASATGTADDAATGEAKAPAKRAPARKTAAAKAPAAKTATAAKAPTKAAAAKAAAAEAAAAEADDAASADAPAAPAKAPTARAKAAAAKKAAAASGDAAPAKAPRKTAAKKTAAQGSGEASDDDAEEVVVPVAEDDSDDEAVEDGAAKPPVALEPLPTGAMVLSNKEEDEDVPVYSTTITGATADPVKDYLKQIGKVALLNAAEEVELAMRIEAGLFAEDKLANTPGISRELERELRWVARDGQRAKSHLLGANLRLVVSLAKRYTGRGMQFLDLIQEGNLGLIRAVEKFDYTKGFKFSTYATWWIRQAITRAMADQARTIRIPVHMVEVINKLARVQRQMLQDLGREPTPEELSRELDMTPEKVIEVQKYGREPISLHTPLGEDGDSEFGDLIEDTEAVVPADAVGFTMLQKQLESLLDSLSEREAGVIRMRFGLGDGMPKTLDQIGDTFGVTRERIRQIESKTMAKLRHPSRSQSLRDYLE, from the coding sequence ATGGCCACCCCCTCCACACCGTCCGCCACCCTGGACGCGGCTTCCGCGACCGGCACGGCCGACGACGCCGCGACGGGTGAGGCGAAGGCACCCGCGAAGCGCGCCCCCGCCCGCAAGACCGCGGCCGCGAAGGCTCCCGCTGCCAAGACGGCGACGGCGGCGAAGGCCCCGACGAAGGCCGCCGCCGCGAAGGCCGCGGCAGCTGAGGCAGCAGCAGCCGAGGCCGACGATGCGGCCTCCGCCGACGCTCCCGCGGCGCCCGCCAAGGCACCCACCGCGCGGGCGAAGGCCGCGGCCGCGAAGAAGGCCGCCGCCGCGTCGGGTGACGCCGCACCGGCGAAGGCCCCGCGCAAGACCGCGGCGAAGAAGACGGCGGCCCAGGGCTCCGGAGAGGCGTCCGACGACGACGCCGAGGAGGTCGTGGTCCCCGTCGCCGAGGACGACTCGGATGACGAGGCCGTCGAGGACGGCGCCGCCAAGCCGCCCGTCGCGCTCGAGCCGCTCCCGACCGGCGCCATGGTGCTGTCGAACAAGGAGGAGGACGAGGACGTCCCCGTCTACTCGACGACCATCACCGGTGCCACGGCGGATCCCGTCAAGGACTACCTCAAGCAGATCGGCAAGGTCGCGTTGCTCAACGCCGCCGAGGAGGTCGAGCTCGCCATGCGCATCGAGGCGGGGCTCTTCGCTGAGGACAAGCTGGCGAACACGCCCGGCATCTCGCGCGAGCTGGAGCGCGAGCTGCGCTGGGTCGCGCGGGACGGCCAGCGCGCGAAGAGCCACCTGCTGGGCGCGAACCTGCGTCTCGTGGTGAGCCTCGCCAAGCGCTACACGGGTCGTGGCATGCAGTTCCTCGACCTGATCCAGGAGGGCAACCTCGGCCTCATCCGGGCGGTCGAGAAGTTCGACTACACCAAGGGCTTCAAGTTCTCCACGTACGCCACGTGGTGGATCCGCCAGGCCATCACGCGCGCCATGGCCGACCAGGCGCGCACCATCCGCATCCCTGTGCACATGGTCGAGGTCATCAACAAGCTCGCCCGCGTGCAGCGCCAGATGCTGCAGGACCTGGGCCGCGAGCCCACGCCCGAGGAGCTGTCGCGCGAGCTCGACATGACGCCCGAGAAGGTCATCGAGGTCCAGAAGTACGGGCGCGAGCCGATCTCCCTGCACACGCCCCTGGGCGAGGACGGCGACAGCGAGTTCGGCGACCTCATCGAGGACACCGAGGCGGTCGTCCCCGCGGACGCCGTCGGCTTCACGATGCTGCAGAAGCAGCTGGAGTCGCTGCTCGACTCGCTCTCGGAGCGCGAGGCCGGCGTGATCCGCATGCGCTTCGGCCTCGGCGACGGCATGCCGAAGACGCTCGACCAGATCGGCGACACGTTCGGCGTCACGCGAGAGCGGATCCGCCAGATCGAGTCGAAGACCATGGCCAAGCTCCGCCACCCGTCGCGCTCGCAGTCGCTGCGCGACTACCTCGAGTAG
- the lpdA gene encoding dihydrolipoyl dehydrogenase, which produces MSEQNFDVVVLGGGSGGYAAALRAVQLGKTVGLVEKGKLGGTCLHRGCIPTKALLHSAEVADVSRESEKYGVNVTFDGVDIARVNAYREAIVASKYKGLQGLIKARGITVIEGEGRLTSGTTVQVGDQTVTGKSIVLATGSYSRTLPGLEIGGRVITSEQALELDYIPKKVAILGGGVIGVEFASVWRSFGVDVQIIEALPHLVPNEEESISKQFERAFRKRGIAFSLGVRFKSVTQDDQGVQVALEDGTTYDADLLLVAVGRGPATQGLGFEEAGVKTDRGFVLTDERLQTSVPGVYAVGDIVPGLQLAHRGFQQGIFVAEEIAGNKPVVVEDINIPKVTYSDPEVASVGYSEAKAAEKFGADKVSSYEYNLGGNGKSSILGTAGSIKVVRVQDGPVVGIHMIGARVGELIGEGQLIVNWEAYPEDVANLVHAHPTQNEALGEAHLALAGTPLHAL; this is translated from the coding sequence GTGTCGGAACAGAACTTTGACGTGGTGGTGCTCGGCGGCGGGAGCGGTGGCTATGCAGCCGCCCTCCGTGCGGTGCAGCTGGGCAAGACCGTGGGCCTCGTGGAGAAGGGCAAGCTGGGCGGCACGTGCCTGCACCGCGGCTGCATCCCCACCAAGGCGCTCCTGCACTCGGCCGAGGTCGCCGACGTCTCGCGGGAGTCGGAGAAGTACGGCGTCAACGTCACGTTCGACGGGGTGGACATCGCCCGCGTCAACGCCTATCGCGAGGCCATCGTCGCCAGCAAGTACAAGGGCCTACAGGGGCTCATCAAGGCCCGCGGCATCACCGTCATCGAGGGCGAGGGGCGCCTCACCTCCGGCACGACCGTCCAGGTAGGCGACCAGACCGTCACCGGGAAGAGCATCGTCCTCGCGACGGGCTCCTACTCCCGCACGCTCCCCGGCCTCGAGATCGGCGGCCGCGTCATCACGAGCGAGCAGGCGCTCGAGCTCGACTACATCCCGAAGAAGGTCGCGATCCTGGGCGGCGGCGTCATCGGCGTCGAGTTCGCCTCCGTCTGGCGCTCCTTCGGCGTCGACGTGCAGATCATCGAGGCCCTCCCCCACCTCGTGCCCAACGAGGAGGAGTCGATCAGCAAGCAGTTCGAGCGGGCGTTCCGCAAGCGCGGCATCGCGTTCTCGCTCGGTGTGCGCTTCAAGTCGGTCACCCAGGACGACCAGGGCGTCCAGGTCGCCCTCGAGGACGGCACGACGTACGACGCCGACCTCCTGCTCGTCGCCGTGGGCCGCGGCCCGGCGACCCAGGGGCTCGGATTCGAGGAGGCGGGCGTGAAGACCGACCGCGGCTTCGTCCTGACGGACGAGCGGCTCCAGACCAGCGTCCCCGGCGTCTACGCCGTCGGCGACATCGTCCCCGGCCTGCAGCTCGCGCACCGCGGGTTCCAGCAGGGCATCTTCGTCGCCGAGGAGATCGCGGGCAACAAGCCCGTGGTCGTCGAGGACATCAACATCCCCAAGGTCACCTACTCCGACCCCGAGGTCGCGAGCGTCGGCTACAGCGAGGCGAAGGCCGCCGAGAAGTTCGGCGCCGACAAGGTCTCGAGCTACGAGTACAACCTCGGTGGCAACGGCAAGAGCTCCATCCTCGGCACGGCCGGTTCCATCAAGGTCGTCCGCGTGCAGGATGGGCCCGTCGTCGGCATCCACATGATCGGCGCCCGTGTCGGCGAGCTCATCGGCGAGGGCCAGCTCATCGTGAACTGGGAGGCCTACCCCGAGGACGTCGCCAACCTGGTGCACGCCCACCCCACCCAGAACGAGGCGCTCGGCGAGGCGCACCTGGCTCTCGCCGGAACCCCTCTGCACGCCCTGTAG
- a CDS encoding MFS transporter: MTTRRARLVLGVAMVAYLSSVLQRGSLGIASVEAGERFHVSASLLSTLAVTQLVVYAALQIPVGVLIDRIGPRALLAAGALLMVAGQVTLALSTSLEVAILGRMLVGAGDAMTFVSGLRLINSWFSGPRVPVLSQWFANVGQLGQVLSAIPLSLVLHTAGWTPAFLGSASVAVVAFVAVVVAARDRPAGDAPPPRVPWGDSMRELGRSLRRPGTQLGFWSHFVTQSSGVVFSLLWGFPFLVDGLGYSPALASGLLIVIVASGMVVGPVIGILTGRFPFRRSNLVLGVVAMMGAAWALLLLWPGVPPLAVVLLVVVAIGIGGPGSQVGLDFARTFNPPRSLGAASGIVNVAGFTASFTMMLLIGIALDVQDGIRVAGGAPSDLYAFDSFRVAFAVQYLVVGFGALMLVRTRRRTRRLLADEGIRVGPLWVAYLDRRRRRRA, from the coding sequence ATGACCACACGCCGCGCCCGCCTCGTCCTCGGCGTCGCCATGGTGGCGTACCTCTCCTCCGTGCTGCAGCGCGGCTCGCTCGGCATCGCGTCCGTCGAGGCGGGGGAGCGGTTCCACGTCTCCGCGTCGCTGCTCTCCACGCTCGCCGTCACGCAGCTCGTGGTGTACGCGGCGCTGCAGATCCCGGTCGGCGTGCTGATCGACCGGATCGGCCCGCGCGCGCTGCTCGCGGCGGGAGCCCTCCTGATGGTGGCCGGGCAGGTCACCCTGGCGCTCTCCACCTCGCTCGAGGTCGCGATCCTGGGGCGCATGCTCGTCGGCGCGGGGGACGCGATGACGTTCGTCTCCGGCCTGCGCCTCATCAACTCCTGGTTCTCGGGTCCGCGCGTGCCGGTGCTGTCGCAGTGGTTCGCCAACGTGGGCCAGCTCGGCCAGGTGCTGTCGGCGATCCCGCTCTCGCTCGTGCTGCACACGGCGGGATGGACGCCCGCGTTCCTCGGCTCGGCGTCCGTGGCGGTCGTCGCCTTCGTCGCTGTGGTCGTCGCCGCCCGCGACCGGCCGGCGGGCGACGCGCCGCCGCCGCGCGTGCCGTGGGGCGACTCGATGCGCGAGCTCGGCCGGAGCCTGCGTCGGCCCGGCACGCAGCTCGGCTTCTGGTCCCACTTCGTCACGCAGTCGTCCGGCGTGGTGTTCAGCCTCCTGTGGGGGTTCCCGTTCCTCGTGGACGGCCTGGGCTACAGCCCCGCCCTGGCGTCGGGTCTCCTCATCGTGATCGTGGCGTCCGGCATGGTCGTGGGACCCGTCATCGGCATCCTCACCGGTCGCTTCCCGTTCCGGCGCTCCAACCTCGTCCTCGGCGTGGTCGCGATGATGGGCGCGGCCTGGGCGCTCCTGCTCCTGTGGCCGGGCGTGCCGCCGCTCGCCGTCGTGCTGCTGGTGGTCGTCGCGATCGGCATCGGCGGGCCCGGGTCGCAGGTCGGCCTGGACTTCGCGCGCACGTTCAACCCGCCCCGGAGCCTCGGCGCCGCGTCCGGCATCGTGAACGTCGCCGGGTTCACCGCGAGCTTCACGATGATGCTGCTCATCGGCATCGCGCTCGACGTGCAGGACGGGATCCGGGTCGCGGGCGGGGCACCGAGCGACCTGTACGCGTTCGACTCGTTCCGCGTGGCCTTCGCCGTGCAGTACCTCGTGGTGGGCTTCGGCGCGCTGATGCTCGTCCGGACGAGGCGGCGCACGCGGCGCCTGCTCGCCGACGAGGGAATACGGGTGGGGCCGCTGTGGGTTGCCTACCTCGACAGGCGGCGCCGACGCCGCGCGTGA
- a CDS encoding leucyl aminopeptidase, translating to MTLPLLSVSADRAIDVEADALVVAVSSEKEGIRVHAPEGLEIDVDGLSDIGVTGGRDEVVRIAGTGTAARTVALVGVGSGPLDAVALRYAVGSATRQLRGVAHVAVAVPVSSLVELTAVLEGAALGTYSFDAYRRDSLAGQKPRATAVTVLAQGDSWTADDADEAVARATAVAGAVAGTKDLVNTPPLDLYPATFVDAVHERTAGLPVDVRVWDEEALAADGFGGILGVGQGSTRPPRLVKVAYSPAGATRHLALVGKGITYDTGGISLKPAVPMIGMKYDMTGAATILEVVVAAARLELPVRLTAWLCIAENMPSGSAIRPDDVLRMRGGTTVEVLNTDAEGRLVMADGIVAASEEHPDAIVDIATLTGAQVVALGERYSAVMGEDALVARLLDAAREQGESMWGMPLPEEMRALLNSDIADIANVKPGNPAGGMLVAGVFLKEFVGRTGDADDAPRIPWAHIDIAGPSHNKGGGHGFTGKGPTGVAVRTLLALAAGFSRA from the coding sequence ATGACCCTCCCCCTTCTCTCCGTGTCCGCCGACCGTGCCATCGACGTGGAGGCGGACGCGCTCGTCGTCGCCGTCTCCAGCGAGAAGGAGGGGATCCGGGTGCATGCGCCCGAGGGCCTCGAGATCGACGTGGACGGCCTGTCCGACATCGGCGTCACCGGCGGCCGCGACGAGGTCGTGCGCATCGCCGGGACGGGTACGGCCGCCCGCACGGTCGCGCTGGTGGGAGTGGGCTCGGGTCCCCTGGACGCGGTCGCGCTCCGCTACGCCGTCGGCAGCGCGACCCGCCAGCTGCGCGGCGTCGCCCACGTCGCCGTGGCCGTCCCCGTGTCCTCGCTCGTCGAGCTGACCGCCGTGCTCGAGGGCGCTGCCCTCGGGACCTACTCCTTCGACGCGTACCGCCGGGACTCGCTCGCGGGCCAGAAGCCGCGGGCCACCGCCGTCACGGTGCTCGCGCAGGGCGACTCCTGGACCGCCGATGACGCCGACGAGGCAGTGGCGCGTGCCACCGCCGTCGCCGGCGCGGTGGCGGGCACCAAGGACCTCGTCAACACCCCGCCGCTCGACCTCTATCCCGCGACGTTCGTCGACGCGGTCCACGAGCGCACCGCCGGGCTCCCCGTGGACGTCCGGGTCTGGGATGAGGAGGCGCTCGCGGCCGACGGCTTCGGCGGGATCCTCGGTGTCGGTCAGGGCTCCACGCGCCCGCCCCGGCTCGTCAAGGTCGCATACTCCCCCGCGGGTGCGACGCGCCATCTGGCGCTCGTCGGCAAGGGGATCACCTACGACACCGGCGGCATCTCGCTCAAGCCCGCCGTGCCCATGATCGGCATGAAGTACGACATGACCGGCGCCGCGACGATCCTCGAGGTCGTCGTGGCCGCGGCACGGCTCGAGCTGCCCGTGCGCCTCACGGCGTGGCTGTGCATCGCCGAGAACATGCCCTCGGGCTCCGCGATCCGCCCGGACGACGTCCTGCGCATGCGCGGGGGCACGACCGTGGAGGTCCTCAACACCGACGCCGAGGGTCGGCTCGTGATGGCGGACGGCATCGTCGCCGCCAGCGAGGAGCACCCGGACGCCATCGTCGACATCGCGACGCTGACCGGCGCCCAGGTCGTCGCGCTCGGCGAGCGGTACTCCGCCGTCATGGGCGAGGACGCGCTCGTCGCCCGCCTCCTCGACGCCGCCCGCGAACAGGGCGAGAGCATGTGGGGCATGCCGCTCCCGGAGGAGATGCGCGCGCTCCTCAACTCCGACATCGCGGACATCGCCAACGTCAAGCCGGGCAACCCGGCTGGCGGCATGCTCGTCGCGGGCGTGTTCCTCAAGGAGTTCGTCGGCCGGACCGGTGACGCGGACGACGCTCCGCGGATCCCGTGGGCGCACATCGACATCGCCGGGCCGTCGCACAACAAGGGCGGCGGTCACGGCTTCACGGGGAAGGGCCCGACAGGCGTCGCGGTCCGCACGCTCCTGGCCCTGGCCGCGGGTTTTTCACGCGCGTAG
- a CDS encoding proteasome assembly chaperone family protein: MADADGLYEIDTDIGEVPTGLPLVAGLTGFSDAGSGVSQLSEYLLSTLSHRDVLRFDTDTLLDYRARRPTIYFDQDHLADYRPARLALYLAHDEIGQPFLLLTGFEPDFRWEAFTAAVLGIVDRYRVSTTTWVHAIPMPVPHTRDINVTVSGNRTELIDALSVWKPHTQVPANALHLVEHRLHDAGHPVAGFVLLVPHYLADTEFPLAAVAALESISAATGLIFPTDRLREEGRDFVGRIDEQVAGNQELARLVTTLEERYDSYMEDTPLKSPLTDEDGALPTADEIAAELEKFLARRRPGDGDAA; this comes from the coding sequence ATGGCAGATGCGGACGGACTGTACGAGATCGACACCGACATCGGCGAGGTCCCGACTGGACTGCCCCTGGTCGCCGGACTCACCGGCTTCTCCGACGCGGGATCCGGGGTCTCCCAGCTCAGCGAGTACCTGCTGAGCACCCTGAGCCACCGCGACGTCCTGCGCTTCGACACGGACACCCTGCTCGACTACCGCGCGCGCCGACCCACCATCTACTTCGACCAGGACCACCTCGCAGACTACCGTCCGGCCCGGCTGGCGCTGTACCTCGCGCACGACGAGATCGGGCAGCCGTTCCTCCTCCTCACGGGCTTCGAGCCGGACTTCCGGTGGGAGGCCTTCACCGCCGCCGTCCTCGGCATCGTCGACCGGTACCGCGTCTCCACGACGACGTGGGTGCACGCGATCCCCATGCCGGTGCCGCACACGCGCGACATCAACGTCACCGTCAGCGGCAACCGCACCGAGCTCATCGACGCGCTCAGCGTGTGGAAGCCGCACACCCAGGTGCCGGCGAACGCGCTGCACCTGGTGGAGCACCGCCTGCACGACGCCGGCCATCCCGTCGCCGGCTTCGTGCTCCTCGTCCCGCACTACCTCGCGGACACCGAGTTCCCCCTCGCCGCGGTCGCCGCCCTGGAGAGCATCAGCGCCGCGACGGGCCTCATCTTCCCGACCGACCGCCTCCGCGAGGAGGGCCGCGACTTCGTGGGCCGCATCGACGAGCAGGTCGCGGGCAACCAGGAGCTGGCGCGCCTCGTCACGACGCTCGAGGAGCGCTACGACAGCTACATGGAGGACACGCCGCTCAAGTCGCCGCTCACGGACGAGGACGGCGCCCTGCCGACCGCCGACGAGATCGCCGCCGAGCTGGAGAAGTTCCTCGCACGCCGTCGCCCCGGCGACGGCGACGCCGCCTGA